From the genome of bacterium, one region includes:
- a CDS encoding ferredoxin produces the protein AAAVPAIAESASAPAAEDEVSFDEPYIDSFLCTSCNECIGINPQMFQYNGNKQAFLADASKGTFDELVRAAEKCPARCIHPAKPRAGDTTVNDDLLKRAAVYN, from the coding sequence GCCGCGGCGGTCCCCGCGATCGCCGAGTCGGCGTCAGCCCCCGCGGCCGAGGACGAGGTTTCCTTCGACGAGCCCTATATCGACTCGTTCCTGTGCACGAGCTGCAACGAGTGCATCGGAATCAATCCGCAGATGTTCCAATACAACGGCAACAAGCAGGCGTTTCTGGCCGACGCGTCGAAAGGAACCTTCGACGAACTCGTTCGCGCCGCCGAGAAATGCCCCGCGCGTTGCATTCACCCCGCGAAACCGCGCGCGGGCGATACGACGGTCAATGACGATCTTCTGAAGCGCGCGGCGGTTTACAACTAG
- a CDS encoding RnfABCDGE type electron transport complex subunit B — protein sequence MNVVVVPAAILGGVALFFGVVLALAYRYLRVEEDPRIDDVEAMLPGSNCGACGQPGCRAFAEAVCGGTKQPGQCTVSAPEGIAAIAAYLGVEATIEERRVARLHCAGGKSNVRRVAEYAGLSSCRAAVIVNGGATACAWGCLGLADCERACTFGAIRMNDEDLPVVTPHLCTACNDCVEVCPRDLFTLVPVSQHLIVQCSSPLAGTAATDVCAVACDACGRCALDARAGAIEMSGGLPRIRIPGETTIHATFRCPTGAIRWVDGTQFQSESPMLDVGGGIRA from the coding sequence ATGAACGTCGTGGTCGTGCCCGCGGCCATCCTCGGCGGGGTCGCGTTGTTTTTCGGCGTCGTGCTCGCGTTGGCCTATCGCTATCTGCGCGTCGAGGAGGATCCCCGCATCGACGACGTCGAGGCGATGCTGCCCGGAAGCAACTGCGGCGCCTGCGGCCAACCGGGATGCCGCGCGTTCGCCGAGGCCGTGTGCGGCGGCACGAAGCAGCCGGGACAGTGCACCGTCAGCGCGCCCGAGGGCATCGCCGCCATCGCCGCCTATCTCGGCGTGGAAGCCACGATCGAGGAGCGCCGCGTCGCGCGCCTTCACTGCGCGGGCGGCAAATCCAACGTGCGCCGCGTCGCCGAATACGCGGGCCTTTCGTCCTGCCGCGCGGCGGTCATCGTCAACGGCGGTGCGACCGCGTGCGCGTGGGGATGTCTTGGCCTTGCCGATTGCGAGCGAGCCTGCACCTTCGGCGCGATCCGGATGAACGACGAGGATCTGCCGGTCGTCACGCCCCATTTGTGCACGGCATGCAATGACTGCGTCGAGGTATGCCCGCGCGATCTGTTTACGCTCGTACCCGTGTCGCAACATCTGATCGTCCAGTGCTCGTCGCCGCTCGCGGGAACGGCGGCGACCGATGTGTGCGCGGTCGCGTGCGATGCGTGCGGGCGCTGCGCGCTCGACGCCCGAGCCGGGGCGATCGAGATGTCCGGCGGCCTGCCGCGCATCCGCATCCCCGGCGAGACCACGATCCATGCCACGTTCCGCTGCCCGACCGGCGCGATCCGATGGGTGGACGGAACGCAGTTCCAGTCTGAAAGCCCGATGCTCGACGTCGGTGGAGGAATTCGTGCGTGA